AGGGCCTGTATGTGGAAGGAGGTTAGGGTACATGGAAGAATGGCTCTTTGATTCCGATAAGGAGAGTGGGTGTactgagggcagaattaaggtatACAGAAAGCAAAGCCAAGATTGGCACGGAGGCCGTAAATGAAAAATTCCTGATTTGGGGTTTGAGGGGGGGTTTTAGGGGAAGGGCTTATAATTAAAATTTTTCATATAAATTTAAAGTCTGTAAAAGGGTCCAGATTGAGAGTCCAGAAGAGTGAACTCTTCTCTCCACATGATTCACGCATGATACAGCACAGATTCCTAGCACATACTTATAGTGTATGATTCACAGATCATAAAGCTTTCCTTATGAACTCATGAActttataatctatgaagcaGTGAATTCCAGGAGAAAACAGCCAGCCACAGACAATTCCTCCATTCCCAACacattttaagatttttactaatCCCTTTGGGTTTTATTCTTCCACCAGTTTGGAAGCAGACTGAGTTTGCTTGGTTACACCGGCCTGCATTTCAAGAAAAGTGTCTAAATGACCACAAATTAACTCTAGTGGGAGAcggacttttctttttttattttttacagtttgAGCTGCTGTCAGCTCTTTTCTTGTGGCTATTTCACTAGACTTTCATTTTTAATCCCTGTACACAGCCTCAATTCTCTTCTTACACAGGATGCTGTGATGCaaaaaatgacagaacaaggcaaGAATCAAAGTGCAGCAaggtttttcatttatttttggagGAATTATGCAGCACCTTCAGGAATCTTCAAACTTGTGCCATGACCCACTTTGCTCTCTTACTGGTATTTCTCTGCATAACTTCCCCCTCTAGCAGGAACTAGAAGGAAGGTTTTtagaagtatttatttttaaagccaaaGTTTGCACAAGCTAAAGAATGGAGGTTTCAGTCACTTATCAAACCCCAGCTCCAAAGAAATGCTGCtcagcaacaacaaaacaaaacaaaaaaacccattgtCCATCTGTCATCTAGCTCCCTGAGAATGAGGGCCCAAGTCCCTTAAGAATCTCAAGAAACCACATCCAAAAGAGGATTTACAGAAATTTAATCCATCCATCGGCCCTTCCTTCCATTTTCTATCCAGGGTTGAAACAAAGATCTCATGTCACTTTGCCGCTTCCCAAAGTTTGTGTACCTCAATGCACACCCCCCGTTAGCATATATGCAAATGTGCTTCTTGCCATTTCCAGCACTGGTCTGAAGATGACCATTCTAGAGAGTAGCTGACATTTCTGACACAGTGCACAGTAGGTGCCAGGCTGAATAGGGCCCTCCAGACCACAAGCAAGCAGAGAATGAGCCCCTCAACTCAGATCTCTCACAGAATGCTCTGAAAATTTGTATCATCACATGATTTAGACAACACTTAATCGAAAGGGTTTTGAAAATAAGACTGTGATGAAAACAGACTGAGAAAAGGGGGAAATTCTCCTTTGGTTGCATTGAACCAAACTCCATGGTCTATTTAATGCTCATGTTTGTATCATTAATCATCTCAAACAGAAGGCTTTGATAAAGACTGTTGACAGGGAATATGTGTTACCCAGCCTCATAGATAAATATAGAACACAGAAAATATTTAGTTTGCTCCAGTGTTTCACTTCTGTTCGtaatgagaaaaataaatattttatctgGGGGCTTTTGTTCAGATCCAACCTTGATAAAATATATAAGGTCAGTTCAAGAcatataaatacattttcttcAGCATTTTGTGTCAAATCAGCATCAAATCCAGGTTGGCTTCAAAATGAAGACACTTGTAAGTAGTTTTGACAACCTACATTTTCTGTTAAATGGTTTGTATTTTAGTAGATTTAGGGCCCAACTCTGGGCTGTTCTGAGAGTCCAtggttcccattgaagtcaatgggatagaTAAGATATAAGAAAATGGGAGATGGGATTGGGAAGGGACTCAGCACCTGACAAGACTGTGCCCTTAGGCCTAATTTTTCACTATTAGTGGCCACTAATTTGGGGTGCCCCAATTTTTTGGAGTCCAACTTGAGATCCTGAGGACCAGATTTTGAGACATGCCAAGCACCCACACTCAAATTTAGTCAACAGGACTCAGATTTACAAAGTTATTTCAGGACCTAAAGATGAAGATAGGCACCTAATGGATGTTACAAAAGCTCCTAAGCAGGAGAGGTGTCTAACTtccatttaaagtcaatgggaggtaggTGCCTATCTCAGGCCCTTTTGTGAaggcccccaatcctgcaacaatACATCAAGGTATAATCCTGGTCTTGTTTAAGTcattagcaaaactcccattgatttcgatggggccagaattttaccGTGAAGCCTGTACTCAGTCTTTCCTTGCCGAGTGATGACTGATGCCCTGTTCCTGAGAACCAACGAGACTAGGCACATGAATAAACTTAAGTACATGCATAAAGTGTGGGCAGGAACATGAcctgagtgaggactgcaggatttgactccaggtttttttaaaaatgctctctAAATAATCAAGAACGCTGCATGGAGAATGCTAGCATGTCAAGCAATTAAATCatactttaaatattttgggggaCAGGACATGACACTTAATTGAGGAAGAAATCCCATAGTGCTGTATGTAGGAAAATAGCTATTGAGTTAAGTTAGAAGCATCCCGTTCTACTTAATGGACCAAATTCCAATCTCAATTACACtagtataaaactggagtaacaatAGAATCACTCTGGGGACTGAGCTCAGAATCTAGCCTTACAGGTGTTACATTATTAATTAGAATGATCCACCTAAGTACAGTTGTATTATGTAGCCCTTGTGAAtagaaaagataaaataaatgaattataaAATCCCACTCAGTAACTTACGTGAATTTGTGGAAAATCAGAAAGACTGAGGAGCTGCTTATTACCATGTGATTTTAGTTGCATTTGGCAATTAAAAAGGACCTGCAGAGTGTATAGAAATCTCCCTTAATGTTTTCCATGCTGTATTACAGATTCTGCTTCTTGTCGTTCTGGGTATCTTTATGAATCCAGTCTTTGCGAGTAATGTAAGTAGAGGGCCATGTGTCAAGTTTTATGATTCTTCTTTCATGGATCTGCTTTGCCATATTGTTTATGAGATTACCATCCTTATTAGATCAAAATATGGATCTTTCTTTATGAGTCACTCTCTGCTAATATGTGAATTAATGTAACACATTTATGACAATGTTTCCATTAAATTCTCCACACTCCTGCTATTGCTTAGCATGTAAAAATCAGTCTCCAAAAGCAAAAAACATTTGctcatattttatttgaaaaacatAGCATTGCCAAGTTATATACAAATAAACTTAAGTTGAACTCTCCCAGTACTTTTCTTCATTATAACTTGGCTCATTAGCGACAATAGTAGGCAATGAGCTTGCTTGCTTTAAAGTACTTATCTATGGTTCTCCTAGCTATTGtgttaattaataaaaatgacGCTATAACACTGAAATCTCATGCAGCTGGCTGATCTTCTATATGGGTAGGGATAGACTAGCAGGTGCGTACCCCCTAAAAGCTATCTGGAAGGAACAGCTTCCTTTATAACCATCCTCAAAGTTTCATGCATTTTATTTCTGCAATGGCCTGAGATGATCTTGAATGGGAAATCTAAGGCACCATTCCTTAGAACCTAGTGGAAAAGATAGTACTCGTAACAAATAGGCTAGACTTCCTACATTTTCACAACCAATAGATCCTTTGGTAGTAGGAGTTAGAGCAGAGATTCACCAACTTTTTCATAACATTGGTCACATCTTAATGGAGGGATTTGTCTTGTGGAAGCCTGCTTCCCTTAGTCATTACACAAACCACCACGCATCCATCGGGCAACAGCAACATTTGCTTACACaattttttaattacatttaattatttttactttCATTTAATGCAATTCTCATGTGGAAATAAGGAAAAGGAATGAGCATCATATGGCCAATGAAGTCTTTGGGCATCAGCAAATATTCAGtagaccacagtttgggaacagcTGGGTTAAACCTAACCCTATCCATAAACCAAGCAGTAATCCTAACCCTATCTTTAGCCTTCAGGCAAGGAATGACCCTAATCCTAATCCTGGGCCAAACGGTAAATATAAACCTAACTATAATCAAAACCCTAGACCGAATTGTACCCTAGCCATAGGGTGAGTAGTGGAAGTTGTTTAGAAGTGGATGTAAATCTGAATCAGACCTTTCCCCACTATTGGGTAATCTAACTGAGTTGGACTTTTATGTATTAGCTTCCCTACTATTCTGATGTCACCATTCTTCTCTGTTAGATGCAACTGTTTGAGAGACATTTTTAGGTTGCAATACAATGTTATCTGACAATAAATCTTTCATTTTAGAATATCCAGCTCATAAATCAGGGAAATGATGGGGGAACTGTCTACCAGACAGTGAACATCAATCATAATGTGAACGTTGTTACATTCAACCTTTATTCCGGAGCACACTCCTCCAATGCAATCTTCGACTACGACCATGTAAGTGTCAAAAGAGGTGATCTGGTTGCTTTGTTCAGCTTACATAATGTTCACTGCAAATAGAATAAAAATATGTACTTTAAGCAACTTGAAAGATGTGCTTTATTTCTCTGAAAGCTCTCACTGGAAAGGAATGACATTAGACTTGAAAGCAAATGGATAATCCATCCACTATTGAAAGATGAAGTAATTTAGCATCTTTTTTAGATCATATGGAAAGAAGCTAGCCCCCTGGTTAAATTCTTAAGATAATTTTTTGTCTACCCCCACAGCGGACATTATTTCTTAATAAATGAACAGACAGGCATGGAAGCTATGTGtgttaaaaaatacaaaattccATTATGAATAGAGCAAAAGACAAACTACCATTTTATACATGTAAATGATAACACTTACATCAATGTTCCATTTAGAAATAGTTTATTAAGGGTTAATAAATTATTAGTAGAAgttttaataaatgattaataaattGTTATAGATTGTTATAGAGTCCAAAAGGTCAATAGGctgcttataaccatctatagCACCTTCTAATGATGTGCTTACAACCTTCTATAGCACATACTACTCAAGTCTGTAAAATGCTTATAACACCTATTAATCATTTTTTAACCCTTTATcgatattttttaaatggaacctTAACATGCAGTGTGACCATGTTAACTGTAATGCTGGATTTTGCTTGACCTCTATACCAGGGCATAAGGTGGTGTTAGGAGCTTTCTGCTCTGATGTCCTTCATGTTAAGGACTGTTCTGATCTCCGTGCAAGGACTGCTCTCTGCTAGCATTCTTTAATGGACTAACCACCCCAAAGGGGACATGGAAGAGGCAGTGTAGTCCCTGGTGGCCAACAGAGCTGGCAGGCATTTGAGTCAAGTGCATATTTCAGTCtcctaggctttgtcttcactacccgccgatccggcgggtagcaatcggtttatcggggatcgacttaccgcgtctactgaagacgcggtaaaatcgatccctgatcgctctgccgtcgactccggaaatccacctcggcaggaggcggcagcggagtcggcggcagcgcggtagcggtcgactttcccgcgtcctcaccactaggtaagccgacctaaaatacgcaacttcagctacggtattcacgtagctgaagttgcgtatcttaggtcggacccccgctgtagtgtagacctagccctacaGACCTGTGCAATAGATGTGCAAGCTCCtgaaacattaaataaataaatgccctTTTCTTAGAGATATTTTCATTTTCCAAGCAGATTTTTGAGCATTTAGGTCTTTATATTAAATTCCAAGAAGTGAAAGCCAAAATATCTAATATTTAACTGGTATTCCCTACCACCACTGCTTTGGAATTCATCTATTTGATATATATTCAAAATTAATTCATAGTGAAGACATTGGATTGTAAAATCATACAAAGGCCAGCTGGAGTCACATTCTGACATTATTCCAGATTTTCATCAGTGTAAATATAAGTAGATTTTAGCCTAGGTGTCTTGATTCTCTTGCTGGACCTACCATCTGACCTGGGCAGACTGTCATTTGCTACATAATCCTTAAGGCTGTTTGGAGGTTGCATGAGTGTATTTTTAGAAGCAAAATACATTGCACAAATGTGTCTGTGGTGTAGCTGCATTGAAATCCATAGAGTTACACAAGAGATGAATTCAACCAGTGCATTGAACTCTGATTCTTGTCAAACTAGAAGCAAAGTGCAAGTGTGAAGCAGCTTGTAAATATCTCAAGTACCCTGATTTGCAAGAGTCTTTAAAATAGGATAAATTATTTGGaaatgaaaggaaaagaagatTTGCTGAAACTTGTGGTTGTGTTTCACAGGGTATAATTGCTTACCACATGCCATACAAGAAGATATGTGTTGTTTCCAGAATGAACAGGGCAACTTTTCCAACTTTAAACCAACTTGAGGATATGGTCAATAATCAAAGGGTAACTAAGACAAATAATAGTTATATGTGGTATATGCTTCTACACCTCTTTAGGCTAAATCCTGGATtcactgacgtcaatggcaaaactaccaaTGAACTCAATAGGAACAGAATAAGACATTGTTTCCTTACACATTAATCTCACTTTAAGTGTgtatattatatttttacacacacacacacacacacactagggttaccatatttgcacaatcaaaaaagaggacacgggggggaggagccccgctctagccccgcccctgccctgccccgcccccatccactccctcccacttcccaccccctgactgcccccctcagaacccccaaccgcccccctcagaacccccaaccgccccgttccttgtcccctgactgccccctcctgggacccctgccactaactgccccctaggaccccaccccctatctaagccccccctgcttcttgtcccctgactgccccctcctgagaaccccccaccctaattGCCCCCATAGgatcctacctgtcccctgactgccccgacccttatccacacccccaccccatattcacacccacacccccaaacagacccccgggactcccatgccctatccaactgctccccgcccactgacaggacccccagaactcccgacccatccaaccttctctgctccctgcctgcttcgacccctctccacacccctgcccccctgacagcccccccagaactcccgacccatctaaccccccctgctccctgactgtcccaacccctctccacacccctgccccccgacagccccgcccgaactcccgacccatccaacccccccccccgtcccctgaccagggccggctttaacaagagcccaggaatcgggctgcgctccggccggagtcgcggggcttggggctgggccggctgccctggggcccaagctgggccggagccgctggggccggcgcgctcggccggaaccggggccaccgccctggggcccgagctgggccagagccgctggggtcagggctggcgcgctcggccggaaccggagccgctggggccggggccggcgcgctcggccagaactggggccgccgccctggggcccgagctgggccggagccgctggggtcgGGCCGGCGcactcggccggaactggggccggtgccccagggcccgagccgggccgggccggagccgctggggccggagccgctcggccagggccggactgggccacgctgcgtcccccccgccccagcttacctgctgctgcctgcctgcccctgcgTCTTTTCAGAGTTCCCGCAAAGatctgattcgcaggaagcaggggaggagcaggggggcggagcattcaggggaggggaggaaggggaagacagctgcggagCCGGGGGCGTGCTAAgactgcaggggatggggggagccgagaaggggctttggctgccgagcggcgccgcttttcgatctataaatagccgaccggggggaaatcccggacatttttagattttttagaaatcccccccggaggGCTATTTATAGGttgaaaagccagacatgtctggggaaatccggacatatggtagccctaaaacacacacacacacacacacacacacacacacacacacacacacacacagaggttggCAGCCACTGGATCAATATAATACTGTCTTTCAAATGAGTTGTAAAACTGAGCGCCTACTCACCGGTGGTTTTTAAAGTTCCTTTGGCACTTTTTATAGGGTTATTAATCCTAGTGCCCTAACCAAATTTCAACTTGTCTAAATTCTCCCCAGCATTTTCAATCAGATGTGgtattcttctcttcctgttctAAACTATTGCACCATGAGGCCGAACAGACGCCACATTCCAAGACATAGGTGGCTACATTTTAGAAACAGGTGAAAGGATCCTTCTGTACATATAGTTTAGGGTCTGGTTTTCCACTCAGTTCTCTTGGTTTTATAACAGTATAATTTTACTGACCTCAAGGAATTTCTGCTGATTTCCACTGgcgtaagtgagaggagaatcaggcttgtAGGTTCCCATCATGCTCAGAAGTGAATGCACACAACTCTCATATTCATCTGCAGAGATAAATTGGCCTGTAGTCTGTGAAGTGGTTTAGGGAATCCATCAAGATATTAGATGCTATATAAATGCATTATTACCATCGTAAGTATTATTAACAATACAAAAGAAGCTGGGAAGCCAGCTAGATGTCAGGGCTGATTCATGCTTTTGGCCAAAGCAAGTGGTTAATCTTCCATCATTTTTTCAGGACCTGAATTCCCTCCACAGAAGCTATGGGATATCCCGCATCTATGTCAGAAATGTAGCTGGACTTGGGGCACCCATCCAGGCAACATGTGGAGGACTTTCCACCTACTGGGCTACTGAATATGACAGTGAGTTCAGCCTGAGCTTAACGagaaatgtatttattaattatgatgatgattattgtggtagtgcctagaagcacattgtgctaagtactgtagaaacacagaacaaaaaaacagttcCCCCCtcaacagggtgaccagatagcaagtgtaaaaaatcaggacgggggtcgggagtaataggtgcctatataagaaaaagcccccacaaattgggactgtccctataaaatcaggacatccggtcaccctacccctcaaagagcttgcagtctaaacagaTTTACTGAAAGCAGCCTTGAAAAGTGTatgtaatgattttttaaattggcCGGAAGTGTACACTCAGCATCTGAAACAACCTTTACTGATTACATTCAAATGACTAGTGGTCAAAACTTCCTAGGCCTGATTCACCAGTGGTGTTATACCTACATCAGGTTGAAATTTTTCCAACAAcgtattttttttcattgaaaaactgcctttctccctcccccgaAACAAATCGGTTTGAAAAACCTTtggctttaaaaatgtttcattctttGCAAATTTTTATCATGAGATTGTTATCAAAAATGTTATGAAAACCATTAGAGAAACTTGTTGGAaactgtggcacataatagtctggtctcctgtgggctgtaatactttggtctaacaTAGGTTGTTgggttagtgtgcaggtgctgtttggtgtttggtggcctgtgatacacaggaggtcagattagatgttctgacggtcccttctggacttcaaCTCTGTGGCTCTGATTATTTGcgatcaatttttttttaccagctctagttACGCCAATGTAAAATTGGACTTACATGGTGCTTGATCAGGTCCCATGCTTCTATTAATGAGGGGTACAGTAGCCTAGTATTTCATAAATACTAATATGTACACAGAAGGCCACAAGATCAGGAATGAAGGTGGTTGGCATTTTAGGAGATTAATTTTTAAGAGGTTGGTTAGTGGTTTCTACTAGAACTGCATTTATTTGAACAATGCATTTCAGATGTTTTTATGAATGCAAAGATTTTGAGGGTTTTGTTGTCGTTGTTGCTGGGATGACTTATCCTGTCTTTATTTTATAGGACCACAAAATTTACTTAGTGGTACTGGCTGCGTGGGTGTTAAACTCCTCATTCTGGATGTGAACCTGTGTGGCGGCCTTAAGCTCTTCTAACCAAGAGACATAGCAGAAGCTTATAATATTTCAGCCTCACGGCTCACCACTATTTTACTCAGTCTCATTCCAGAGAATGGTTGATCTCTGGCTCTTCTTTGCAAAGCCTGTGCTGACATGCAGCCACAGCAAACACTCCAACTGTGAatgggaataaaaataaaatgatgatTGGAAAAACATACGGACCATGGCCAATACAATTTCTGACAGCATCAATATTTGGAACAAAGAGTGGAATCCACAGCTTTACTTGTGAATGCTCACAGTTAACCCACACCAGATATCACATTTCACACCTGTTCCCTTCTCTGTAATGAGCTGAACCAACCAAACCCTTGAAGGGCCCCTAATCTGAATACACCAGGCTGCTGGAGAGTTTGAAATCTGGATTGGAATTTTGTGGCCGGGGCCTGTCTCTAGCTGAAATGACATGTGTGTTTATATGTGTCAGAAAGGAAAGAAGATAAGTCTGATAACTCTGCTGTTAGTTTCTACAAATGCTTTGCAGTAAAGATTCCTTTGGCTGATCTTTCAATCTTTCAATCAGTCAGCCAGCCTGCCAGGCAGTATAtctgtatctatctatccagTACTTATAACAGCATTCAGTAGCATAGTATCTAAGCTCTTTATTCAGCCCTTATCTGCCTAAATTCTTTTGTAGTCTGACTGCAattgcactgaaatcaataggaattttgcctgagcaaAGATTGCAGTATACCTTGATGGATACCttgtattattaaaataaatcatttttttttcttttccttgccCAGTGCTGTCATTTTGTGACCTCAAGCCCATTACTATGGAAACGTAGTTACAGGGAAATTGCTCCAAAATGACACATTTCCACATCAGTAACCAAAGACTTCATCAAGATAAATGCTATTATTTGGACACCATAAGAACAAATAATGACTGCACTCTTACAGAATATGCTCCTTGAATCTCAAAGATCAGATCTGAACATACCCATCAGAGAAAGAGTGAAATCCCAGCCTGGATTTTGCTTAGACAGAGGATGAAGAGGTCATATTTTGTTTTGGACTTTGCAAAACTTCTGTGGTTAGGTTTTGACtttacaaaaccaaaccaaaactcaGCAATGCTTAGGATCCATGGCTCATTTTATCTTAATCATCCAATTTCTGGAGTGGGGTGTTCATATAAAAGTTGTTAGTTTTGTCCCACCTGGGCTGGAGTAGGAGGAGAAAAATATTTCCCAGATGCCTCCAAAGGAGGCGAAAGGAAAGCACTTCTTATGACTGCTTTTGTATTGTGGTGATGATCATTTTGTTAGGTGCTCACATATGGCAGTGTTCTGCAGAGTATAAATGATTTGTTAGATaagagacagacaaggtgggcgaggtaattggaccaacttttatttgaccaacttctgttggtgaaagagacaagctttcgagctatatagagctcttcttcaggtctcaaaaagaagacgagctctgtgtagctccaaaatttgtctctttcaccaacagaagttggtccaataaaagatagtacctcacccatcttgtctctctaatatcctgggaccaacagagcTGCAAAACCATTATTAGATAAGAGTCAGTGACAGAAATAGAACATAGATCTTCTGACTCCACAccttgtgctctaaccactagaccatgatCCTTTCTACTtattagttttattatttaacatttagatTGCAGTAGCACTGGTACaaccagatcagggccccattgttctgggtgctataccaaaaagcttacagtctgaaAGTGATAAAGAGTAATGAATAATTCTTTACTTATAACATGGTTGTCAGGTTTTCTCCAAGTCTATTTTTACGCTGCAGTTTGGAAGGGATGAGTCAGACACTGATGATTGTTTGAACATGGGGCTTTAGGCAGAATAAGGTTGTATTCTCTAGTTCTCACCTGACAGTGGAGGTGTTTTTCAGTCACACATTGCTAACAGGAACTCTGTGACTCCTCACAAGCTGCTAAAACACCTCTAACATTGCAGCTTATTTTTgctgttaaaataaaatacagtaggatttttttttaagctcttcAGGATTATGTAAACTGAAGTCTGCAAATCTGAATGTTTTATTATATGCTGGTTTGCTCCCTCTTGCTGAGCATAGGTGATGAGCCTTTTACTTTAAATCCTTTGGAACATCAATTCAAAGGACCTAATGCTTATTCGAACACACAGTGCTTTGCTGGTGCTGTTTGCATACTCATGCATTACACCACAATCAGATGTAAATTGCCTAGTTAAATGCTACTGCCTTATTTAGACTTGAGCATTACAGGGTTCATACTATGTCAACAATATCTCCATGTACCAAACATGGGATATGTAATGCCATAAGAATTAACTAATCACTTATATTTGACTAGTGAAGACTGCAGTTAACCCAGTACTAGGTTGTGTGGGCTAATAATTGACAGAGGGACTGAGAGTCAAGacagctgggttctattc
Above is a genomic segment from Emys orbicularis isolate rEmyOrb1 chromosome 2, rEmyOrb1.hap1, whole genome shotgun sequence containing:
- the LOC135873588 gene encoding gastrokine-2-like, translating into MKTLILLLVVLGIFMNPVFASNNIQLINQGNDGGTVYQTVNINHNVNVVTFNLYSGAHSSNAIFDYDHGIIAYHMPYKKICVVSRMNRATFPTLNQLEDMVNNQRDLNSLHRSYGISRIYVRNVAGLGAPIQATCGGLSTYWATEYDRPQNLLSGTGCVGVKLLILDVNLCGGLKLF